TTTTCCTCCCATACCATAGAGGAGGCGGCTCACTGGCTACAAAAAAGCGCGTATCAGGGCGAGGCTGTCTTGTTGAGTTTTAACGACACGAAAAAAGTGAGAGAAGAAGCAGAGTGGCTCCATGAGAGGTGTCAGCGGGTTGGCATTCGACTTGAATTGCAGGGCATTACGAAAGGCCAGTTCTTGTCGTACGATACAGCTCAACATGCCGATATGGCTATGATGGGGGAAGTCCTGCAACGTGATATCGAGCTGGGGCTGATGGAGATATACAAAAACAAATGCTCCTTGGTACATCGTTTTTTAGATGATGACAGGCTGGCGATTGTTGAGGAGCGGATGTCAAAAATTCTTCAGCTACAGGACAGCAAAGAACGTATGCGGGCGTTGGAAAAGATGGAGGACATACTTAAGGATGAGGCGTGGCTGCTTTTCCTGTACCATACGAAGCGATTCGATCACTACCATCCCGCCTTGCAAGGAATTGCGGTCGATTCGTTTGGATGGATCGACTTTTCCAAGCTGTGGGTAAAATCATTCGTTACCAGTCTGTAACCCTTTCCTGCCGAACATTTCCTATCATAGTAGGGAACTTTAGATAAGGAGGCGTTACCGTTGAACAAAAGCGTAAACAAAGGGATCTCAGTGCTGCTAGCCACTGCGGTACTGGCAAGTCCAGTGATGCTCGAGCCAAAAGCGGCTTATGCTCTCTCTATCGAGGATGTTTCTGCAGACAGTACACGTGTGGACGAGGAAACAGAATATACGATTGAGTTTGAAATCAATAAGGACCTATCATCGGGCGACAGTATTTTCGTTAGGTTCCCATCTGACTATTCGGTGGATAAAAAATTAAAAAAATCGGACGTCACGCTAAAAGATGACGATAATGACAAGATTTCGATCGACAGCGTATCCGTAAGCAAAAATGTGGTTGAGGTCGAAGTCGATGAGAAGATCAGAAAAGGCACTGTGCTTACACTAACCATTGATAATATCACCAACCCGGAAGACAAGGGCAGCTACGAGATCGAAGTGAAAACAAGTGCGGAGACCAGCTACAAGGGCGAAAAGATTACGATCAGCAAATCTTCGAGCAGTAGCAGCAGCAGTAGTAGCAAGGGTGACTTCGAGGCTTCCCCAAGCAGTAAAAATGCCGAGGACTCCATCTCCTTAACGCTCGGAAAATTTAATCTCAGCTCGAAAAGCAGGCTGAAAGAGGGCAAATACATTTATGTCAATTTCCCCTCCAAGGACATGCTGCCAAAGAGCATCAGCAAATCTGATGTGAAGGTAAACGGGTACAAACCGGATTACGTTTCGATTCTCGACAGCGACTCGATTCGGATTGAGATCCCGAGCGGTGCAGACGGAGATAGCTACATAAAGCTGGAGTTTACCTCTTCCGCGGGAATTGTAAACCCATCGAAACCAGACAAGTACTATTCGTATGAAATCGAATATGACAGCAAAGAATACAAGTCAAAAGATGTAGAGATTACAAACACAAGCAATACGCCATTCACCGTTTCTTTGTCGGATAGTGCAGCGGGAGCGCGTACGAGCTATACATTTGACGTGGATCTTTCCAACAAGCTGGGGTCGAACGCAGAAATCGAGGTCGAATTCCCAAATGGAGTAACCGTTCCACCGGTTCTTACCAGTAACAGCGTCACCGTCAATGGCGCACAAGTGACGAATGTAAGCGTGTTGGGGAATAAGGTTTATTTCCGCACACCTTACGGATTCACTAGTACGAATCGCGCGAGCATCAAGTTTGCATTCGAAGGCTACTTGACCACTCCGAGAACAGCGGGAACCTATACCGTGACCGCCAAGATCGACAACAAGACCTATAAGTCGAAGGAATTTCAAGTTTCCGGAGTGACTCCACCAGTTGCGGTGGATAATACATTGGCAACGGTTGGGCTGACGAGAGCGACTGCCTCTACTCCTGCTGGTATTTCAATCGGCATCAAAGCTATGGGTGCTCCGATTGTTCGTAATCAGGGCTTCATTGAAGTCGTACTCCCAGTTGGCTTCCGTGTTCCAGCTTACTTGCCAGCGAACACAGTAACGGTGAACGGTGTGGCCGCTAGCTTTGTTGGTGTACGCGGACAAAATCTGATTATTATTCCTGCCCAGGATATTCCGGCAAAAACAGTAGCTCAGGTCAATATCGCCGAGTCTGCTGGCATTGTGAATCCGGCTACTCCAGGTGTGTACAGCATTGGCGTCTACAACTCCGAGGAGAGAGGTCTGCTCTTCTCCCGTCCGGCGACCATCGTAGCTCTGAACGGCGTGAGCTTCAAGCAAAGCGTCGCTTCCTTTACGAAGGCTGGTAAAACAACCGGACTCGCAGTGGCACCGTATACCGTAAATGGCAACACGCTAATGCCAACTACGTTTTTCCGAGATGCCCTCGGGTTTTCGATCAGCTACACCAAAACAACGGCAAAAGTCGTGAGCGGCAATACGGTCATGCAATTCAAGGTCGGTTCAAACGTAGCGACCATCAATGGCAAGAATGTAACGCTGCCTACAGCGGTTCAGTTGAAAAACAACGTTCCTACCCTGCCTCTGAAAACCATCACGGAGCGTACCGGTTACAAAATCATCTACGTGAACGGGAACTATACCGTTTACAAGTAAAGATAGTGAGACGAAACCCCGTATTTATATGGGGTTTTCTTTTGTGTATGGACCGTTTTTGTTCTAACAGGACATCCCTCCCCATACGATAGTACAAGAAGGGTACGTGAGGAGGGAGTAATCATGAACGATCACACGAGACGGCCACGTCATGAAGTCGTGATGATTAATCGTCGCAGCTTAGCGATTTCGGGAGTAAAAAACGTCGAAAGCTTTGACAGCGAAGAATTCCTCTTGGAGACGGACGGCGGCTTTTTAACCATACGAGGCCAAAACCTGCATATGAAAAATCTGAGTCTGGAAACCGGAGAAGTAGCGATCGAGGGGCTCGTTCACGAGATGGCCTATCTGGAGCAAGGGCAGGCCGGCGATCGGTCGAGAGGATTCTTCGGCAAGTTATTCAAGTGAACATCGTCATCCAGTTGCAGACGGTATTGGCCATGTCGACGTGTGGTGCACTGATGGGTATGGGATTTGATACGTACCATGTATTTAAGGGCAAGGCCAGACTGCCACTCTGGTTGGTCTTTTTCTTTGACATCCTTTTTTGGGTGGGCAGTATGGGCGTTGTCTTCATAGTTTTGGTGAAAGTGAACGACGGGATCATTCGGTTTCCGATATTTTTTGGAATGATATTTGGCGCGTGGCTATATTTCTTATTAGGTAGTAAGAAGTATATCCTTTTCTTGCACCGCGTGATAAAATTCTGTCAGTGGTTTTACCGTACGGTCGTAAAAATTATAGACATCCTGCTAGTACGTCCTGTCCTCTTTCTTTTCCGCGTGATCATCATGGTGCTGACATTTTTGTATTCCGTGTTGCTCGGGATCCTCGGCTTTTTGTGGAAAGTGACGCGTTTTGTCACCTCTCCTTTTGCCAGATGGGGTCAACATTTGGGGAAAAAAATGTACGGAAAAACAACAGGATTTTGGACCAATTGGAAGAATTGGTTTCACTCAAAGAGAAAGCGGGAGTAGATTCGAGGTGGCGTACTGATGAAGGAATCAAGAACCTCTTCCATTAACCGAAAAGGGCAAAGAAGGAGAATGCGTCTCTTTTTCTTTGTGATCCTGTGCTTTTTCGTCTGGACTAGCTATACCTTGTTTTTGCAAAGTGGCGAGTTGTCCAAGAAGGAGACAGAGCTGGGAGTCTTGAAGCAAGAATCAGCTGTCTTGCAGCAAAAGCAAGACGATCTGACCTATGAAGCAAGTCGGTTAAACGATCAGGAGTACTTGGCAGAGCTGGTACGTAAGCGAATTTTGTTTACCAAGCAAGGCGAAAGCATCTATATGATTCCGGATTGAGTATACAGCTGATCTTCAACGAGAGGGAAACATTCCGCGTCGGAGCGTGTGTTCATCTGCCAGGCGATGTGACCGGACTGGTGCATATTAGTGAAATTGCTGACGTCTACGTCCGGGACATCCATCCATTTTTAAAAATAAGTCTTCGTGAGGCAAGCTCAGCCACCCCGCTATCAGCGGGAACAGTCCCTCTTGAAGAAAAGCGTAGAGAAAAAGGGCCGCAGTCGGCCTTTTTTAATTCGGAAAATTATGACTTTTCTTTCTTTGTGGAAAGTGTATTTTGAAAGTAAAAATAGGAAGGTCATTTCAAAGTCTTGACGAATACAGTATCCTAAGCCCGTTTCGCAAAGCGCGAATCACCTGTCAGCCGACGTTATCCGCCATAACGTCGGTTTTTTTTGTCCATTTGCGTTACTGAATTTGTCGCACGATTCCGTGAATATTCATTGGATTTTTGACAAATTTTACAATGCCCCCTCCGTATAATGGAGAAACACATTGACAAAGAACGGGGTGGAGCGAAATGATTGCGAACAAAAACGTAACACAAGCCGGACATGCTTGGACGCGGCAAGTGTCCGATCGAATGGGTACCACTGCCCAGACGTGGGGAGAAAAAGTAGCAGATATCATAGAGAAGTGGAATGTTCTCCCCATCCTTATGGGCTTCTTATTAGGACGAGCTCTGATCGTGGAGGAGCTAACTCCCTTTGCTATACCGTATTTCATTGTCATGTTTTATATTCGTCGAGATTGTTTGCTTGTCACGGGGATGGCTCTTATTATCGGT
The window above is part of the Brevibacillus brevis NBRC 100599 genome. Proteins encoded here:
- a CDS encoding copper amine oxidase N-terminal domain-containing protein produces the protein MNKSVNKGISVLLATAVLASPVMLEPKAAYALSIEDVSADSTRVDEETEYTIEFEINKDLSSGDSIFVRFPSDYSVDKKLKKSDVTLKDDDNDKISIDSVSVSKNVVEVEVDEKIRKGTVLTLTIDNITNPEDKGSYEIEVKTSAETSYKGEKITISKSSSSSSSSSSKGDFEASPSSKNAEDSISLTLGKFNLSSKSRLKEGKYIYVNFPSKDMLPKSISKSDVKVNGYKPDYVSILDSDSIRIEIPSGADGDSYIKLEFTSSAGIVNPSKPDKYYSYEIEYDSKEYKSKDVEITNTSNTPFTVSLSDSAAGARTSYTFDVDLSNKLGSNAEIEVEFPNGVTVPPVLTSNSVTVNGAQVTNVSVLGNKVYFRTPYGFTSTNRASIKFAFEGYLTTPRTAGTYTVTAKIDNKTYKSKEFQVSGVTPPVAVDNTLATVGLTRATASTPAGISIGIKAMGAPIVRNQGFIEVVLPVGFRVPAYLPANTVTVNGVAASFVGVRGQNLIIIPAQDIPAKTVAQVNIAESAGIVNPATPGVYSIGVYNSEERGLLFSRPATIVALNGVSFKQSVASFTKAGKTTGLAVAPYTVNGNTLMPTTFFRDALGFSISYTKTTAKVVSGNTVMQFKVGSNVATINGKNVTLPTAVQLKNNVPTLPLKTITERTGYKIIYVNGNYTVYK
- the yabP gene encoding sporulation protein YabP, with product MNDHTRRPRHEVVMINRRSLAISGVKNVESFDSEEFLLETDGGFLTIRGQNLHMKNLSLETGEVAIEGLVHEMAYLEQGQAGDRSRGFFGKLFK
- the yabQ gene encoding spore cortex biosynthesis protein YabQ, with amino-acid sequence MNIVIQLQTVLAMSTCGALMGMGFDTYHVFKGKARLPLWLVFFFDILFWVGSMGVVFIVLVKVNDGIIRFPIFFGMIFGAWLYFLLGSKKYILFLHRVIKFCQWFYRTVVKIIDILLVRPVLFLFRVIIMVLTFLYSVLLGILGFLWKVTRFVTSPFARWGQHLGKKMYGKTTGFWTNWKNWFHSKRKRE
- a CDS encoding FtsB family cell division protein, with translation MKESRTSSINRKGQRRRMRLFFFVILCFFVWTSYTLFLQSGELSKKETELGVLKQESAVLQQKQDDLTYEASRLNDQEYLAELVRKRILFTKQGESIYMIPD